The Pseudoalteromonas translucida KMM 520 genome has a window encoding:
- a CDS encoding GGDEF domain-containing protein, which yields MFKQLQEKHQLSILLILSIVSVFGITPFIIIRFIENNIVAALIDLAIVSGILTLVGYAHYTKKPRVISAVIALLVNISVIAIIITNGINSMLWIYPVVAVTFFLVKPIEALILTLSNVAIIASIPNLFDVIPLNSYFTTNLMLAACAFVYASFGNKQLALLAELNSTDPLTGALNRRALNDDTLAAISRAERYNSTYLLAFLDLDFFKKVNDDFGHAEGDRVLKQLVSITNSHIRESDKLYRFGGEEFVLIIPEIPPKEQVSFINKLRETIKNELKTPAGNSVTVSFGVAAWVPGTTVASWFKRADDAMYQAKEQGRDCAVFSKDSNFEISKPN from the coding sequence ATGTTCAAGCAACTACAAGAAAAACATCAGCTTTCTATACTGCTTATACTCAGTATTGTGTCTGTATTTGGTATTACGCCATTTATTATTATTCGTTTTATAGAAAATAACATAGTCGCAGCGCTAATTGACTTAGCCATTGTAAGCGGTATTTTAACCTTGGTCGGTTATGCCCATTACACTAAAAAGCCGCGTGTTATTAGCGCCGTTATTGCATTGCTTGTTAATATTAGCGTTATCGCTATTATAATTACCAACGGCATTAACAGCATGCTATGGATTTATCCGGTAGTAGCCGTTACGTTTTTTTTAGTAAAGCCAATAGAAGCACTCATACTCACCCTAAGCAATGTGGCAATTATTGCGAGCATACCTAATTTATTCGATGTTATACCGCTAAACTCTTACTTTACAACCAACTTAATGCTAGCTGCCTGTGCTTTTGTATATGCCTCTTTTGGCAACAAGCAGCTTGCTTTACTTGCAGAACTAAACAGTACAGATCCTTTAACTGGGGCATTAAATCGCCGTGCGCTTAACGACGATACACTAGCCGCCATTTCGCGAGCAGAGCGTTATAACAGCACTTATTTATTAGCGTTTTTAGACTTAGACTTTTTCAAAAAGGTAAACGACGATTTCGGCCACGCCGAAGGAGACAGAGTACTAAAGCAGTTAGTGTCAATTACCAATTCACATATAAGAGAATCAGATAAGCTATACCGCTTTGGTGGCGAAGAGTTTGTGTTAATAATTCCCGAAATCCCGCCCAAAGAGCAAGTTAGCTTTATAAACAAGCTACGCGAAACAATAAAAAACGAGTTAAAAACACCTGCAGGTAACTCAGTTACTGTATCTTTTGGTGTTGCAGCTTGGGTACCGGGCACCACAGTTGCTAGCTGGTTTAAACGCGCAGACGATGCTATGTATCAAGCAAAAGAACAAGGCCGCGACTGCGCCGTATTTAGTAAAGATTCAAACTTTGAAATAAGTAAGCCAAACTAA